The Christiangramia flava JLT2011 genome has a segment encoding these proteins:
- a CDS encoding cold-shock protein: MARSGQTQNKREKEKKKLKKKKEKEARRLERKENSNKGGSFEDMIAYVDANGNLTDTPPDSSEKVEVQAEDIEISVPKKEDREEEEVILDTEGKVSFFDHSKGFGFIIGKTTGEKYFVHVSGLEEEIMENDKVSFELEQGMRGLNAVRVKKL; encoded by the coding sequence ATGGCAAGATCCGGACAAACTCAAAACAAACGCGAAAAAGAAAAAAAGAAGCTTAAAAAGAAGAAGGAAAAAGAAGCCAGAAGGCTGGAGCGCAAAGAAAACTCCAATAAAGGCGGTTCCTTCGAAGATATGATTGCCTACGTGGATGCCAATGGTAATCTCACTGATACACCACCAGATTCATCGGAAAAAGTGGAGGTACAGGCAGAAGACATTGAAATTTCAGTACCCAAGAAAGAAGATCGCGAGGAGGAGGAAGTTATTCTGGACACCGAAGGAAAAGTCTCATTTTTCGATCATTCTAAAGGTTTTGGATTCATCATTGGTAAAACTACCGGTGAAAAATACTTTGTTCACGTTAGCGGACTCGAGGAAGAGATCATGGAAAATGATAAGGTTTCTTTTGAACTGGAACAGGGAATGCGCGGCCTGAATGCTGTAAGAGTTAAAAAGCTGTAA
- a CDS encoding cold-shock protein has protein sequence MQEGKVKFFNNTKGFGFINSDDSQEDIFVHQSGLIDDIRENDRVRFETEQGRKGINAINVELID, from the coding sequence ATGCAAGAAGGTAAAGTAAAATTTTTCAATAATACCAAAGGATTTGGTTTTATTAATTCAGACGATTCACAGGAAGATATCTTTGTACACCAAAGTGGTCTTATCGACGATATTCGTGAAAATGACCGAGTGAGATTCGAGACAGAACAAGGTAGAAAAGGAATTAATGCTATTAATGTTGAGCTAATCGACTAA
- a CDS encoding zinc-binding alcohol dehydrogenase family protein, translating to MKAVGFKKSLPIEEENSFIEFETEQPRPEPKDILVRIQAVSVNPVDYKIRQSAAKEALDTPKIIGWDAAGIVEDVGAEVTMFQKGDEVWYSGDLTRPGCNAEYQVVDERLVSLKPKNLNWQEAAAMPLTTLTAWECIFDRMHISRDSGEDKNILIIGGAGGVGSIAIQLLKKLTKLEVIATASRKETADWCKEIGADKVVNHYELDKELPEENSIDYILNFADTSGHWENMARLIAPEGAISCVVNTTKKVDLNLLKNKSVSFHWELMFTRPKFQTSSRIRQHEILDETRKLFESGQLKTTLEKHFEGLKAETFKEVHKLQESGESIGKNVIVF from the coding sequence ATGAAAGCTGTAGGATTTAAAAAATCACTTCCCATAGAGGAAGAGAATTCGTTTATAGAATTTGAAACTGAGCAACCCAGACCAGAACCAAAAGATATCCTGGTACGCATTCAGGCTGTTTCCGTAAACCCGGTAGATTATAAAATTCGGCAAAGTGCCGCAAAAGAAGCACTGGATACCCCGAAGATCATTGGTTGGGATGCCGCCGGGATTGTAGAGGATGTTGGAGCTGAAGTCACCATGTTTCAGAAGGGTGACGAAGTTTGGTATAGCGGCGACCTAACCCGCCCGGGTTGTAATGCCGAATATCAGGTAGTTGATGAACGTCTAGTTTCCCTTAAACCTAAAAACCTGAACTGGCAGGAAGCCGCTGCAATGCCTCTAACCACTCTTACGGCCTGGGAATGTATTTTTGACCGAATGCACATTTCCAGGGATTCCGGTGAGGACAAGAATATTTTAATTATTGGCGGCGCCGGTGGGGTTGGATCTATCGCCATCCAGCTGTTGAAAAAACTGACCAAACTGGAGGTCATCGCTACTGCTTCCAGAAAAGAAACAGCCGACTGGTGCAAAGAAATTGGGGCCGACAAAGTTGTAAACCATTATGAGCTGGATAAGGAACTACCGGAAGAAAACAGTATTGATTATATCCTCAATTTCGCCGATACTTCCGGCCACTGGGAAAACATGGCCCGGCTTATCGCGCCAGAGGGAGCCATAAGCTGTGTCGTTAATACCACCAAAAAGGTTGATCTTAATTTACTCAAAAATAAAAGTGTTAGTTTTCATTGGGAATTGATGTTTACCAGGCCAAAGTTCCAAACTTCTTCTAGGATCAGGCAACATGAAATTCTGGATGAAACCAGAAAACTCTTTGAATCTGGACAATTGAAAACGACCCTGGAAAAACATTTTGAAGGTCTCAAAGCTGAAACTTTTAAAGAAGTGCATAAACTTCAGGAAAGTGGGGAATCGATCGGGAAAAATGTGATCGTATTTTAA
- a CDS encoding universal stress protein codes for MKKVLIAVDYNPHSEIVVQQGYELAKTMDAQICLVHVLAEVHYYGMNYPAFMGYEGYNEMQVDIEISSQLRKVAEDFLKTAADHLNDPAVTTHLAEGNTASALLDYAEEWQADLIVMGTHSHSVLEKVLMGTTASHVLEKTKVPVYMVPVKD; via the coding sequence ATGAAAAAAGTACTGATAGCCGTTGACTATAATCCACATTCCGAAATTGTGGTGCAACAAGGTTATGAACTGGCAAAAACCATGGACGCTCAAATTTGCCTTGTTCACGTTTTGGCTGAAGTTCATTATTACGGCATGAATTATCCTGCGTTCATGGGGTATGAAGGCTACAATGAAATGCAGGTTGATATCGAGATCAGTTCCCAGCTTCGAAAAGTCGCTGAAGATTTTTTAAAAACCGCGGCCGACCACCTGAATGATCCTGCGGTCACCACACACCTGGCAGAAGGAAATACGGCTTCGGCTCTCTTAGACTATGCTGAAGAATGGCAGGCTGACCTTATTGTCATGGGAACCCATAGTCACTCTGTACTGGAAAAGGTTTTGATGGGAACTACCGCCTCCCACGTTTTGGAAAAAACCAAGGTTCCGGTTTATATGGTGCCTGTAAAAGATTAA
- a CDS encoding NAD(P)-dependent oxidoreductase, giving the protein MKIGFIGLGIMGSRMAANLQNAGYDLKVYNRTKSKAQHLLKQGAEWANTPSEAAEDVQVLFTMLENPQVVEELATGDNGFLEGLPENAIWVDSSTVNPSFSEKMAKLATQKNIRFLDAPVSGSKAAAADAQLLFLVGGEQQDLEEVKSLLDKMGKDAIHVGPHGKGSAMKIMINQLLGQSMLAFSESLNLGMAMGIDKKTGMDILLKTPVTAPILDVFRSRIEENNYEPNFPLKHLQKDLHLFTETAYEYGQPSPLTNAAKEVYGLAKHKNMADLDFSAVFKYLNEKDS; this is encoded by the coding sequence ATGAAAATTGGATTTATTGGCCTGGGAATTATGGGTAGCCGGATGGCGGCCAACCTTCAAAATGCCGGTTATGACCTGAAGGTATACAACCGCACTAAAAGCAAGGCACAACATTTACTGAAACAAGGTGCAGAATGGGCTAATACGCCTTCTGAGGCTGCCGAAGATGTACAGGTTCTTTTTACAATGCTTGAAAACCCTCAGGTAGTGGAAGAACTAGCAACTGGCGATAATGGTTTTCTAGAAGGTTTACCCGAAAATGCCATTTGGGTAGATTCCAGCACCGTGAATCCATCCTTCAGTGAGAAAATGGCCAAGCTGGCCACTCAAAAGAATATCCGATTTCTGGACGCGCCGGTTTCCGGTTCCAAAGCTGCAGCAGCCGATGCGCAATTGTTATTTCTCGTAGGAGGGGAGCAGCAAGACCTGGAAGAGGTGAAATCATTGCTGGACAAAATGGGAAAAGATGCCATTCATGTGGGACCACACGGCAAAGGTTCGGCCATGAAAATTATGATCAACCAGCTTCTGGGACAAAGTATGCTGGCTTTTTCTGAAAGTCTGAATTTGGGAATGGCCATGGGAATTGATAAAAAAACCGGGATGGATATTCTTTTGAAAACGCCCGTTACCGCGCCAATTCTTGATGTTTTCAGAAGCCGGATCGAAGAAAACAACTACGAGCCTAATTTCCCACTGAAGCATCTTCAGAAAGATTTGCATTTATTTACGGAAACCGCATACGAATATGGCCAGCCAAGCCCGCTTACCAATGCCGCGAAAGAAGTGTATGGGCTGGCAAAACATAAGAATATGGCCGACCTGGATTTTTCCGCAGTTTTTAAATATCTTAATGAAAAAGACTCCTGA